The nucleotide window TAGGAGATCTCGATTTCGTCTTCGTCTACTTAGACGACATTTTAATCGCTTCAACATCGGAAAAAGAGCACAAGAAGCACCTGGAAACAGTGCTTAGTCGTCTCAACGAGCACGAGCTGCAGGTCAATTTAGAGAAATGCAGTCTCGGCGTCTCAGAGCTCATCTTCCTAGGCCATCTCATCACACCAAATGGGTTCAAACCAAACCCAGAGAAGGTCAAGTTAGTGTTTTATACGCTTTATAATTTTCTACACCATATTTTTCAGCtaatgaaataatataatcttTTTGTGATAATTTCATTTCCTTACATAACACATCGTATTTTACGGTTGGAAACCTCTAACTACTAATCTAGCTTTATATGTACCattcgattttttattatacacccaTTTTACATCAATGGCCCTTTTTTCTTTACTATCGACTAATTCccaagttttatttaatttaatactaTTCATTTCTTTATCCATTGCTTCTATCCACTTTTTACTCTCATTCGATTGAATCACCTCCTCAAATGTAGCAGGAACatcagttttgcaaaaattcgcaacaattttatttttcactcatTCATCACGCACTCACACGAACACCGCTGACTCGTGCACTAGCACAAATGTACTTATACTTAACAgccctccgcgacgctacttcacttgtgggtaatgcgcagccgcctagcggcgcgccgaggtactagcgccgcggtgataagcgctgcagcgtgcgtggcgagttcggcgggttgcgcgtttgcaggggcttttcgcgagagagcctgcgggtgggttatgacaaatatccgccagtttatattggccatattgaattttgaaatttcgaggttaaaataagattcagcggccgcttaaactcccataccgatactttaaactgatttaaactcgttcattgcggtaaaatagttttggtggttgtataatgtccgccattttggatcggccattttggattttaaaatttcgaggttaaaataaggtgcagtggccccaaaaaccctcatatcgatacttgATAGGGATGGTcattttcgacaatttttttgttaattcaaGATCATGGGCTAAGCTATTCAGTAATACCGGAAAAATTATGTTTGCCCGGCCAGGTAATAAATTATCCGGGACGCAATACaggcttttttttatttatttagtttttcaattCAATATACGGGCTAAAAGCCCTTTACAAACAAAAGTGATTATacaataattacaaaaataaaagaacatAATTTAGTTAAATCTAGGAATATTGAACGTGGGCTCATAAGGGGAGTAATGTATTAGGCAGAATAAGGAGACGCTGGATGTACCTATAAAACAAATGTTTGTCCGCCTTGCGGCTTAACTTAATATGAGCGGGAGAGTATCGTGTCAAGACCTAGGAATGGGTACTATAGTGGCTAAACGAAGGAGTAGACAATGAGGCCAGTCGATGTTTGAAACCTGTTAAATTCGGAGCTCAAAGAATCTCGTCGGGAAGGGCATTCCAGCATCTTCTAGTCCGGTAGTTGTGATGAGAGTCGGTATCCTCTATAGCTCTAAGGTTTTGTAGCGCATAAGACACGTGGCGAGGTACGATGGCATTTTTCAGTGACTCGCAGTTGAACAACCTATGGGCAACCTTAAATGCTAAAGTGCAGTCGTAAATATGCAGAACCGGTCGGATGGGATGGACATTTAAGTCCAGTTCTAAGTAGCGAAGAAATTTGTGCTGGATCAACTCCAGCCTCTTAATCTGACACCTCTTGTAAGGAGCCCAAATTTGTGAACAGTATAAAAAGTGAGGTAAAACAAGGGAATTGtacaaataaagtatataCTCGATTTCGGAAAACTGATGTGTTGTGTGCTTTAAGAATCCAATGAAACTGGAATAGTTTAGGAAAATGACCACGAGCCAATGAGGCGTTGAACATGTGCAGAATGTGCTCCTCCAGCTGGTTCCAACAGCGCTTTAGAAAGTATGGAGAAAGGACATTGGGTCCTGCGTTCGCATTGTCATTGAGCTTCCTTACAATACGTCGGGCAAGCTCCAGATCTATTACGACCTGCGGGCGATCGTCCTCCTCTGATAGCGATATGAAATTGGAGTAATTCTAGTGTTGTTCTGTTGGATCATAAATAGAGCCAAAGAATTTGGCGAACAAACTGGCCCTGTTGCGATCAGAAGAGTACGATACGCCGTCAAGAACCACGCTGTTGGGGATACCCTTGTACAGTCTGAGTGATTTAACATACGACCAGAAAGCACGCAGATTTTTTCGTAAATTACTTTGAATCGACAGTGGAGTTTATATGCTCCAGGTGAGGTGGAATGTAGTCCCTCACAGCGAAGAGAACACCTCCTTTTCTTGAGAGACCCGTTGGAGTCACCTCTCAGTCACAGCGATACACTGCGTAGCCAACCATGCCAAGCTCAACGGAGCTGATGTCCGGGGTAAGCAAGGTCTCGGTGAAGACGATGAAATCTGGAGAATATGAGGACAAGTTAAGATTAGATTTCAGTTCGAGCAGACGATCAGGCTTCTTAATTGAGTATATGTGTTGATAATACACAGTAAAATTAGAGTGAGAGACCTGAATTAGTTGTTTTCTAAGAAGATTACTGATGAGCCATTTACGTATCTGACACGCTTCTTGTCAGCATGGTTCTTGTTATAGGTATCGGCTTCCTGTCGAAGTCTTCTGTAGGCCACTCTCTGAGGCTTGGTGCGATCAGCTGCCACCTGAACACCATCTGGGAAACTACGCCAGCTACGCAGAACACGACTAACGTCGCTTCTGGAAGACAGCCTGACGATGACAGGTGGAGGAGATCCGCTGCGAGTTGGCCTGGTGAACCTCCTGGCTGTGATGCGTGCCAAGTCAAGGCTACTTATTCCGCTCAGAGCCCCACAAATCTTCTGCAGCAGGGGTTCGATCGAACCTTTCGAGATATCgcgaaaatcaataatttttcgCTAATAGTGTGGAAGGCACCTTTAGGAAAGATGGCCACCACCAAATGGAGAGTAGCCTTAATGTTTTCATGTTTTTTAGGTTATTCGTATGAgcatgaaattcaaatttacataatgtaaaatttgaattacaaacatttatttataatgaaaaaatgtgTAATTACAGCTTTATTACCCAAGACAGCAAAGTATAGTTTAAGCAATACAGTTTTATATTGAACACTTAATTGATTGTCTAATTTTTAGTGTAACAATCACTCTGCTCTCTTGAGTAATAAAGCtgtaatacatatttttaataaaaaggcCTGCGTATAGCAGGTATCAATATTTATTACATATTTACCGTACTGATCATACAACATACATCTGTACAGAACATAAAtaagttattaacaattaaatacttattaaaatatataaactcaaatattaaaatactttttagaATTAAACCATCGGAAATTAATTCTTGGACCTccaaaactttaatttttcttcataaTATTTTTCCTTTTGGTCACAATGTCTTCGAAGAATCTCACACTTTGTTGCTTGCACCTCCTTTAATTGGTATACTGTCTCGACAAGTTTGTTGATGGAGTTTGAATTTTCTGCTACCACAACCAATGCTTCTTGTTTCTTAACATCTCGAGAAGCTAAAACAAAAGAGATTTTGAAGTTATTGGAATGAATTAGAAttatcataataaaaaaagtaaactgGCAGTTGCAAAGCTGATTGTCGAACATAGATTAATCTCACCTTTAGCATTATTTCGCCAAGAACTAGCATAATTGCTGTATATTTTGCTGTAATCCAAAGATGTCAGAAGCTTGTTCTCCTTTGTCTCTTCCATTTCAGACTTGCAGTTAACAGGCGATGATTCAGAATCCTTTAGAAGCTTGATTACTCTGGAGCTGCTTCTTGTGGTATACTTAGTTGGAGATGCAGAAATTTGATATGGTTTGCTGTGATGAGCTGCAGGCTGAGATACTTGTGCTGCAGATGTACCAACATATGCTGTGTGATGGAGAGCTCGTCTGGTAGAGCTGTTGTTCACTGTGTTGTCTGGAGTCACTGCAGCTTAAATTTTTGATCCTCTGACAGATTTCTGGAGAGCTAGAGTTGCAGTTGCACTGTACGATGCACTGTTAGCTGAAGTGACTGCAGATTCACTATTGCATGTAGTGGCGGATGCTGCATGAGTGACAGATGTAGTGAACGATGcattcttcatttttattttattatcagcAGTCACTGGAGATGCTCTTGACGAGGTAGTCAATGAAAGTGGAAGTTCGTAGACAATACTATTCTTTTTGGGCTtctctaaaacaaaataatttaaaatgaataacatatattttatacatgaatatgcaaataataataaattatgttTTTCTACTTACGTTTCCCATTTGATGATCTGATGCCAACTTCTGGGAGAATTTCCAATCCATTTTAATGTGTTGTTCCCactatttttagtattttttccATTTGAGGATTTTCAATAAACTGGATATCTGTGTAATTTCCGGTTAGCCTTCCTGCTCTAACCTTTTCAGCATTGTATTCCTTCGCCTTGCTTCTTTGTCTGGACCAAAGCTGCAATTCAAACATTAAATTAGAAATTGGAAAAAagtgagatttttttttgtttgggtACATGTGCTAAAATATAAGTGTGAAAGTCTACTTACGGCTTGCCATTGCTTAACATCTTTTGCTGGACCACACGAGCTGACGAGGCTTGCCAATCGCTGCCACTGCGCCTTTTTGGTCTCCTTCCCATTCGCTACAAGCAGCTTATTAGCTGCAAATGCGCTGTGCTGCTCCATGTAGTAGAGCATTATGTTTAGTTGCTCTGGTGTAATTTTGACACTTCCCTCCGCTTGACTTCCCTCCGCTTGACTtctgtatgaaaaaaaaattaaattaaatgatattttatgtCGCTAAAACAAACCATGCAAAATCTACTAAGCATAGCTTAGTAGATTTTGCATGGACGAAATTTTTTCTCGGCTAAGGATCGTCGCGCGCTTGTCGTCCGCTACTCTTATGTTTACAATgattctctgtctctctcactccctccCTCTTTCCCTCGCGATAGCCTCTACCTAACCTTCTTTACGAATTTCGGAGTCAGTAATAGCGGTATGCGTATAAGTATAGACGGTCTTACTTGTATACCTTTGTGACCGAACGTTCTTCAACTTGCTCTCTCACACTCTTTCTCTGTGAACAGTGTGTATAGTCCAGAAAGTGACCGGTGAGAAAGTTAAATGTGCGGGAGCAAATTCGCAGTGCCAAGCAAAATTTCTCTTCTCCTTTCCTTCTCGGGTGAGCCAAGGGAGAACTGAATTGTGAGGAAACGAAGGACGAAAGCAGAGATGAAATATCCCAGAAACTGCGTTTGCATCAAGTTTTTTGAAGCCAGTGTTTTGGAGCCAGTATACTTAACCTAGAATCTATATTGTGGAGGAAAAGTCCAAAAAATCTCAAGGTAGGTGGCATATCAAATTTGTCATAATTCTTACAGAACACGTTTATAGTTTCTTGAGGATTGCTTTTTTCATCCggatttgtttataaaaaaatgcagTACATTTTATAGTGCCACACAGAAGACAAGGAAATATTAATTGatgaattgtaatatttcAGCACAAAATGTTTGCATTAGCTGCTCTTTTatttgatgatgatgaggAAGATGAGCCGATGGAATTTCGAAGAATGCACATGGACTGGAAACGTGCTATCAGAGATATGAGTGATCCTTTTACAATGGGAgataatatctttaaaaaaacattatagGATGACTCCTGCAATCGCTATACACCTGATTGAGTTGCTTAGACCTCAGCTGGTGAAGCACGAGCAAGGAATTCCTGTACACCTGCAAGTACTGGCAGTTCTCCGATTACTTGCAGACGGGTCGTATCAAAAAGGAGTAGCGCACGACTGCTACTACCCCATGAGCCAAAGCACTTTTAGCAAATACCTACATGAAGTGATTCCAGCAATAGTAAGCCTAGCTGATGAATACATCGTCTTTCCCAGAAATATGATAGAACGCCAAGAAATGTCAAGAAGGTAGATATTTCAGAGAATTATTATATTGCTTAcattataaatcatactttaaattataaatatttacatttcttATCAGATTTTAAGCGTCAATTGGGTTCCCTGGCGTCATTGGTGCTATCGACTGCACACTTCCAAGGATTCACACAACACATGAGCACGAGGAGGCCTATGTTAACCACAACCAGGACCATTCATTGAATGTACAAGTGGTATgcattctattttttttttttttttttcatagtaaTCTCTCTTCTTTACATCttttaaaacttgaattttaactttttttttgcatttcttAGGTGTCTGATATggattataatataatgaataTCAGAATTACTAATGGGTCCAGCAACGACAGATTTGTATGGCGTCATAGGCAAATGAGGGAGACTATGTACAATCTGCGAAATAATCCTGATCCCGAAGAGATGAACCAAGAATACTACTTGATTggtaatgttttttttttatttagtctTTTATATTAGTATACTGTATTATCagtgcaatatttttatattctttcaattttaaaagtaGTTTCACAggtatttatgtttattttgtatattttccaGGAGATGGAGGCTACACTCCATCACCCGTGCTCTTGACACCTTGTCAGGAAGCTGATCCGGGTTCTCCAGAGTTTCGCTATTCAGACAGAGTACGTAAAACCAGACGTAGGGTTGAGCAGACCTTCGGCATTTGGAAACAGGTATTCAGATGCATCAATGGAGATCGTAGTCTCCATTATACACCAGAATTTTCTTCACAAATAGTATTGGCTAGTGCTGTCTTATATAACTACTTAAGACACCAAGGgtaattttttgatatttaaaaaaaatgaataatcctgataatataaataatattaaattattataatgatttattttagGATGCCCATGCCAGTACCTTTAAGAAATAATCAAACAAGAGAATTTCCAGTAGGGGATTTTGTGGATGATCATTACATCCAAGGGTTACAAGTACGCAGAAATATCatcatgaattattttacttaaagaaatagaaaaatttgataattattttagttttcCGATGGTTTAATTCTAAAAAGTATTCtaatatttgaatttatatattttaacaagTTTGATTTCTCTGGTTAATCAGATTCAAGtatttaattgttaataacttaTTTATGTTCTGTACAGATGTATGTTGTATGATCAGTACGGTAAATATGTAATAAATATTGATCTGTAGATCTGTACAGATGTATGCTGTATGATCTGTACGGTAAATATGTAATAAATATTGATACCTGCTATACGCAAgcctttttatttaaaaatatgtattacaGCTTTATTACTCAAGAGAGCAGAGTGATTGTTGCaataaaagtttaaataaaataatatattaaaaattagcAAACAATCAACTTTACTGTCTTGAGTAATAAAGCTGTAATTAcacattttttcattataaataaatgtttgtaattcaaattttacattatgtaaatttgaatttcgcgctcatAAAAATAACCTGAAAAACATGAAAACATTAAGGCTACTCTCCATTTGGTGGTGGCCATCTTTCCTAAAGGTGCCTTCCACACTATTAGcgaaaaattattgattttcgcGATATCTCGAAAGGTTTGATCGAACCCCAGGTCCTCATCGGCTGGTACTTGGAGGTTATACAGGATCATGTTTGAGGCCCTGTTGAAGCGATGCTGGAGCTCAGCGGCAACGGACTCCATGGGCGATCCCTGCTGAGAAGAGACGCCAGAGGTTGACTGATCAGCTGGACCCGCAGGAGTAGAGAGATTGTCCATCCGAGCCTTGATAGCACTGATCTCGAGTGCATTCTGACAGACTCTGCCATCCAGGTCAGCCAAACAGGTCTGAGTTTGCGAAGATTTTCGTTGGTGGACTTCAGAGCATAGGTGTTCACCTCCAGACAGCTGTTGGTGGAGCTCATCTGGTTTTTGATCCAAAGGGAGAGACTCTGGAATTCCCTAATCAGGTCAGCTGGATCCGAAGCAGTAGGTGGTGACGTGGTCCTAGAGGAAAGGCCAGAGTCCGTTTGCATGGGAGGTCCGGCTCCGTTCGATGGAAGAGAGGGCTGCTGTAAGCCCACTGCTAGAGTCCTAAGTGGCTTGGAGCA belongs to Nasonia vitripennis strain AsymCx chromosome 2 unlocalized genomic scaffold, Nvit_psr_1.1 chr2_random0007, whole genome shotgun sequence and includes:
- the LOC107981891 gene encoding uncharacterized protein LOC107981891; protein product: MDYNIMNIRITNGSSNDRFVWRHRQMRETMYNLRNNPDPEEMNQEYYLIGDGGYTPSPVLLTPCQEADPGSPEFRYSDRVRKTRRRVEQTFGIWKQVFRCINGDRSLHYTPEFSSQIVLASAVLYNYLRHQGMPMPVPLRNNQTREFPVGDFVDDHYIQGLQVRRNIIMNYFT